The following are from one region of the Siniperca chuatsi isolate FFG_IHB_CAS linkage group LG13, ASM2008510v1, whole genome shotgun sequence genome:
- the LOC122886327 gene encoding uncharacterized protein LOC122886327 isoform X2, whose amino-acid sequence MMRTDNKGRSASPHRITYKSDFHAIKCSFDTGTSLQPGTKADAAQRSAVHPTRLPSSLSDPIMSNTSTNTSTGSRGRVHSTRGTKIRDNIFLQMDSQQLKQDGGPVLSSGSTPLLSPHNPILQLQTSPFSGSRRSVVSSSSVLSTVANISTTESSLQDKPSRSEEIADIDRAALAQKFSVTRRLFETKVMEVEGQVSKGIAGRGSKGMADGKGGGEEEEEEEGRGGVSQVEKEASEKRNYTEEESFDKDKSINLPIINFSLPKPPAQASLTGHPKSPVSDGPSEASNTSPSYLDKHCQTTGSQTEEESATCDLCLTPEEPVRAELVDVKNESSESDENEGEKEQKDAKNWLKDEREKYMNRAEGERVQHLVDDVFEELSMETTPGHYTLENRVELRAGDSRPVVPSEEHQKELSASMSCKRETTDGGEGGRDKYRQVNEQWEGQKRQFIARAEKSTEEGNYRLKKTDAGVEESAGSKERGMIQEEGIHTEVESYSVGKRKGKEECKQSQEKERTEKEGECEREEGTAFEMQEEHVNEDVKHEVCREGSDGKDHVRGGKEDQTGIENKAFVYEQESQSHPDHSTSPSQEWENSIHAGDLLLLECEEIPGVPELADQEDEEAAEVAKRKVRFSSAPIKVFSTYSNAQYDRHNEDIDPVSASAEFELEKRVDRMDVFPVEIEKGDEGLGISIIGMGVGADQGLEKLGIFVKTVTEGGATQKDGRIQVNDQIVDVDGVSLVGVSQLFAATVLKNTSGLVKFLIGREKEGVESEVARLINESLEMDKTSRKRGRAGGDEDNDGSMSERGSVVEEEEEDEEEDVSVLSGLDNYQLCLKYQQLQSKLQSRAAQLHHAREKLAAWEEQQAYWESQKAELEQRVEDAEEKADKLEKYWQEAQTLCRVVSQRLADAQSQSESLEIKYSKAKRLVREYQSREEERENREADLRREMEEREKLHREIVETLQIQIAQLERKEPERKNHSVDSSVTGPDWYIPVPDTGRLDSSAHIARAQLAQKSKRHPPSRDKLRESFRKQQDEVQKHQESKSLSAPTVVQRSSRSDLSSTSSLSALSPQPPTSSVFTPPIYINDTVTPSPCKSSASRKSKRKFPDFSDLRKSLSKRSEKHRKRGSCGDLVDEPAGVSPSGSVTSMPSCLPFPWFGERGREKGEEGERDRERLRSVSSSSLPYLTTTGRRNQSIGSPVGSSSMVGHVSDLSLYGHTFTFSSTETLDDDPVPTNNNNQWQTRPVSEWNNQQVCLWLIAMSMDQYASEFAARAVDGTQLLNMDSEKLKALGVCSHSDRSALKKKLKEMKKSEEKAQRKGEKEKEKNAVLDKESEEKEKARMMEKSVKDGRHSGKTVRTESLL is encoded by the exons ATGATGCGGACGGACAACAAAGGCCGAAGTGCCTCGCCTCACAGGATAACCTATAAGTCTGACTTCCACGCCATCAAATGTTCATTTGACACTGGGACCAGTCTACAACCAGGCACCAAAGCTGACGCTGCCCAGCGGTCTGCTGTGCACCCAACCAGGCTGCCATCCAGCCTGTCAGATCCCATAATGTCCAACACCAGCACCAACAccagcacaggcagcagaggGAGGGTCCACAGCACCAGGGGGACCAAGATCAGAGACAACATCTTCCTGCAAATGGACAGCCAGCAGCTGAAACAAGATGGTGGTCCAGTGCTGAGTTCTGGCTCCACACCCCTCCTTTCTCCCCATAATCCTATCCTACAGCTCCAAACTTCACCTTTCTCTGGATCCAGACGTTCAGTCGTCAGCTCCTCGTCTGTTCTGAGCACTGTGGCCAACATTTCTACTACAGAGTCTTCTCTGCAAGATAAACCATCCAGATCAGAGGAGATAGCAGATATTGATAGAGCTGCTCTGGCTCAGAAGTTCTCTGTAACCCGAAGGTTGTTTGAAACCAAGGTGATGGAGGTTGAAGGGCAGGTTTCAAAAGGTATTGCAGGCAGGGGAAGCAAGGGGATGGCAgatggaaaaggaggaggagaagaagaagaagaagaagaagggagaggaggagtcAGCCAGGTGGAAaaagaggcaagtgagaaaaggaattacacagaggaggagagcttTGACAAAGACAAATCCATAAACCTACCTATCATAAATTTCTCCTTACCAAAGCCTCCTGCACAGGCCTCGCTGACAGGGCACCCTAAATCTCCTGTATCCGATGGCCCTAGTGAAGCATCCAACACATCTCCCTCCTATCTTGACAAACATTGTCAAACCACAGGATcacaaacagaggaagaaagtgCAACTTGTGACCTCTGCTTGACCCCGGAGGAGCCAGTGAGGGCAGAACTAGTTGACGTAAAGAACGAGTCTTCAGAAAGTGATGAGAATGAAggagaaaaggagcagaaagatGCAAAAAACTGGCTTAAGGATGAGCGGGAAAAGTATATGAACAGAGCTGAAGGAGAAAGGGTGCAGCACCTAGTGGATGATGTTTTTGAAGAGCTCAGCATGGAAACAACACCAGGACATTATACGCTGGAAAACAGAGTGGAACTAAGAGCAGGGGACAGTAGGCCAGTCGTTCCCTCAGAAGAACACCAGAAGGAGTTATCAGCCAGCATGTCATGTAAAAGAGAGACTACGGATGGCGGGGAAGGTGGACGAGACAAGTATCGGCAGGTGAATGAACAATGGGAGGGGCAGAAGAGACAGTTCATTGCACGGGCTGAGAAGTCAACAGAAGAGGGGAACTACAGGTTGAAAAAGACAGATGCAGGAGTGGAAGAAAGTGCTGGAAGTAAAGAGAGAGGCATGATACAAGAGGAGGGTATTCACACGGAAGTTGAGTCATACAGTGTGGGAAAGAGGAAAGGTAAAgaagaatgtaaacaaagtcAAGAGAAGGAAAGAACTGAAAAAGAAGGGGAatgtgagagagaagaaggtACGGCATTTGAGATGCAAGAGGAGCATGTCAATGAGGATGTCAAGCATGAGGTGTGCAGAGAAGGCAGTGATGGAAAAGATCATGTCAGAGGAGGTAAAGAGGACCAGACTGGGATTGAGAACAAGGCTTTTGTATATGAGCAGGAATCCCAGTCTCATCCAGACCATTCAACATCACCAAGTCAGGAATGGGAAAACTCTATACATGCAGGAGATCTGCTTTTATTGGAATGTGAGGAAATTCCCGGTGTGCCTGAACTGGCCGATCAGGAGGATGAGGAAGCGGCAGAAGTTGCAAAGAGAAAGGTCAGGTTCTCCTCGGCACCAATCAAG GTGTTCAGCACTTACTCTAACGCACAGTACGACAGACACAATGAGGATATTGACCCAGTGTCCGCCTCGGCTGAGTTTGAGCTGGAGAAGAGAGTGGACAGGATGGATGTCTTTCCAGTGGAGATAGAAAAGG GAGACGAGGGTCTGGGCATCAGTATCATAGGAATGGGTGTAGGAGCTGACCAGGGACTGGAGAAACTGGGAATCTTTGTCAAGACAGTCACTGAAGGAGGAGCAACACAGAAGGATGGAAG gaTTCAGGTGAATGACCAGATAGTGGACGTGGATGGGGTGAGTTTGGTTGGAGTCTCCCAGCTGTTTGCAGCCACAGTCCTCAAGAATACATCAGGCCTCGTCAA GTTTTTGATTGGCCGAGAGAAGGAGGGGGTGGAGAGCGAGGTGGCACGGCTGATCAATGAAAGCCTGGAAATGGATAAAACATCCAGAAAG CGGGGAAGAGCAGGCGGAGACGAGGATAACGATGGTAGCATGTCAGAGAGGGGCTCAGTggttgaggaagaggaggaagacgaaGAGGAGGATGTGTCTGTTCTTTCCGGCCTGGACAACTACCAGCTCTGCCTCAAATACCAGCAG CTTCAGTCAAAACTACAAAGCAGAGCAGCCCAACTTCACCACGCTAGAGAAAAG TTAGCGGCATGGGAGGAGCAGCAGGCCTATTGGGAGAGCCAGAAGGCCGAGTTGGAGCAAAGAGTGGAGGACGCAGAGGAGAAAGCTGACAAATTAGAGAA GTATTGGCAAGAGGCCCAGACACTGTGCAGGGTTGTGAGCCAGCGACTGGCTGATGCCCAGAGCCAATCAGAAAGCTTGGAGATCAAATACAGCAAAGCCAAGAGACTGGTCAGAGAATACCAGAGCAG agaggaggagagggagaacagagaAGCAGATTTAaggagagaaatggaggagagagagaagctgcacAGAGAGATAGTTGAAACACTGCAAATCCAG ATAGCACAGCTGGAGAGGAAAGAGCCAGAAAGAAAGAACCACTCTGTGGACTCCTCAGTCACAG GTCCAGACTGGTATATTCCAGTTCCTGACACAGGACGTCTAGACTCCAGCGCTCACATAGCCAGAGCTCAGCTGGCCCAGAAATCCAAGCGCCACCCGCCCTCTCGAGACAAACTCAGAGAGAGCTTTAGAAAACAG CAAGATGAAGTTCAGAAACACCAGGAGAGCAAATCACTGTCGGCTCCCACGGTGGTACAAAGGAGCAGCAGAAGTGACCTGTCCAGTACCTCGTCTTTGTCAGCCCTCAGTCCTCAGCCTCCCACCAGCTCCGTCTTCACCCCTCCCATCTACATCAATGACACGGTCACTCCCTCACCATGCAAATCCTCTGCATCCAGAAAGTCCAAAAGGAAATTTCCCGACTTCAG tgacCTTCGCAAGTCTCTCAGCAAAAGAAGTGAGAAACACCGCAAAAG GGGGTCATGTGGTGACCTGGTGGATGAGCCTGCTGGAGTTTCTCCGTCAGGGTCAGTCACCTCCATGCCTTCTTGCCTGCCCTTTCCCTGGTTtggagagcgagggagagaaaaaggagaggagggtgagagagacagagagagacttcGGTCTGTGTCCAGCAGCAGCTTACCGTACCTGACCACCACAGGTAGAAGAAATCAG AGTATTGGCTCTCCAGTGGGCAGCTCCAGCATGGTGGGTCATGTCTCTGATCTCTCCCTCTATGGACACACTTTCACCTTTTCCTCTACCGAG ACATTGGACGATGACCCAGTTCCCACCAATAACAACAATCAGTGGCAAACTCGACCTGTCTCGGAGTGGAACAAccagcaggtgtgtttgtggttaATCGCCATGAGCATGGACCAGTATGCGTCGGAGTTTGCTGCCAGAGCTGTGGATGGGACACAGCTGCTCAACATGGACAGTGAGAAACTCAAG